The proteins below are encoded in one region of Candidatus Obscuribacterales bacterium:
- a CDS encoding AAA family ATPase, whose product MEPRQISIQLGSLVLLSGPPGSGKTTACQSLPPSFVVSSDRLRETFFATAPVMIDEQVGRCPMAVDDAMIFAVMEQVVRSRLMAGLTTVVDATLSTDQDRKPFADIATALHIPVQVVVFDLPEAQVQQQNAQRSYAVPQNVVSLFIKKLDRQSRWPFIHLTTGCQLVAKIPTIPEDVDLDVIGDVHGLMLPLREMLHTLGYDAAFQHPQGRKLCFLGDLVDRGPDSLAVLDLVIAAIAQGHYAIRGNHDMNLAKGIRDNYVRSRSTRETLHYVLQRDPAYQQQIHDAITSWPTFYRYRDYVLCHGDIEWFDPLLQPGRERVYGRRRLRENHDTDGIFRQTTPDLTLMRGHIPLTSQGDRVYSLEEGAGFGGPLVAMRLPEQDYVRIPCSFDYEQRSPTFANRMEHLVTQKWVKQVTHGQLSLYKYTSKAFFTPSVWHEHPDLKLARGTVVGLHGEPVNQPFPRTFNYLEQGTTLPLESQVVAVEKLNGFLAVMVLHPYNPHQVLVTCSGSFESDYVERVKALLYQNNLYGRILGYLRDRPHLTLLWEAIHPDDPHIIPYAESHHGLHLIGVGELGQGFWDEAALDDLAQTLAVPRPSWFFSTFQDVLQQVRSVNHEGFMIRHTDGRFALKLKSPYYLRTKFLSRLTERRAKFMFSNPLAFKKDL is encoded by the coding sequence ATGGAACCGCGCCAGATTTCGATTCAACTGGGTAGCCTTGTTCTGCTGTCAGGTCCACCGGGTAGCGGCAAAACCACGGCCTGTCAGTCTCTGCCGCCGTCCTTTGTTGTATCCAGCGATCGCCTTCGAGAAACCTTCTTTGCCACAGCCCCAGTGATGATCGATGAGCAGGTTGGCCGCTGTCCGATGGCTGTTGATGATGCCATGATCTTTGCTGTGATGGAACAGGTGGTGCGATCGCGCCTGATGGCAGGACTAACCACTGTGGTGGATGCAACCCTATCCACCGACCAAGACCGAAAGCCCTTTGCAGACATCGCGACCGCGCTTCATATTCCTGTGCAGGTGGTGGTGTTTGACTTGCCGGAAGCGCAGGTGCAGCAGCAAAATGCTCAACGCTCCTACGCGGTGCCTCAAAATGTCGTATCGCTGTTTATCAAAAAACTGGATCGCCAATCGCGCTGGCCGTTTATCCATCTAACTACTGGATGCCAATTAGTAGCGAAGATTCCCACCATTCCCGAGGATGTAGACCTCGATGTTATCGGCGATGTCCATGGTTTGATGCTCCCTCTGCGCGAGATGCTGCACACCCTCGGCTATGACGCGGCTTTTCAGCATCCCCAAGGACGCAAACTATGTTTTCTGGGTGATCTCGTGGATCGCGGCCCCGATTCCTTAGCGGTTCTCGATCTGGTCATAGCAGCGATCGCCCAAGGCCATTACGCTATTCGCGGCAACCATGACATGAACCTGGCCAAGGGTATTCGTGACAACTACGTGCGATCGCGTTCTACAAGAGAAACCCTGCACTATGTTCTACAACGGGATCCTGCTTACCAGCAGCAGATCCATGACGCCATCACGAGTTGGCCAACCTTTTATCGCTATCGAGACTATGTCCTTTGCCATGGCGATATTGAATGGTTTGATCCGCTGCTCCAGCCCGGTCGTGAGCGCGTCTATGGCCGCCGTCGGCTGCGGGAAAACCATGACACCGACGGCATCTTTCGGCAAACTACGCCCGATCTCACCCTGATGCGCGGCCATATTCCCCTCACCTCCCAGGGCGATCGCGTCTATTCCCTCGAAGAAGGAGCTGGATTTGGTGGGCCGCTGGTGGCGATGCGCCTTCCCGAACAAGACTATGTGCGTATTCCCTGCAGCTTCGACTACGAACAGCGATCGCCCACCTTCGCCAACCGCATGGAGCATCTAGTCACGCAAAAATGGGTCAAACAGGTGACTCATGGGCAGCTTTCGCTCTACAAATACACCTCAAAAGCCTTTTTCACCCCCAGCGTCTGGCACGAACATCCAGACCTTAAGCTGGCGAGGGGAACGGTGGTGGGTTTGCATGGTGAACCGGTGAATCAACCCTTTCCCCGCACCTTCAATTACTTAGAACAGGGAACGACTTTGCCGCTAGAGAGCCAAGTGGTCGCCGTAGAAAAACTCAATGGCTTCTTGGCGGTCATGGTGCTCCATCCCTACAACCCCCATCAAGTTCTGGTCACCTGTTCTGGCTCCTTTGAGAGCGACTATGTGGAGCGGGTCAAGGCCTTGCTCTATCAAAACAACCTCTACGGTCGCATCTTGGGCTACCTGCGCGATCGCCCCCACCTCACCCTGCTCTGGGAAGCTATCCACCCCGATGATCCCCACATTATCCCCTATGCTGAAAGCCACCACGGTCTGCACCTGATTGGCGTGGGAGAGTTGGGCCAAGGCTTTTGGGACGAAGCGGCCCTCGATGATCTGGCCCAGACCTTAGCCGTACCAAGACCCTCCTGGTTTTTCAGTACGTTTCAAGACGTGCTTCAGCAGGTGCGATCGGTGAACCATGAAGGGTTCATGATTCGCCATACCGATGGTCGTTTTGCCCTCAAGCTCAAAAGTCCCTACTACCTGCGCACCAAATTTCTATCGCGATTAACCGAACGCCGCGCCAAGTTTATGTTTTCCAATCCGCTGGCTTTCAAGAAAGACCTCG
- a CDS encoding sodium:proton antiporter, which yields MDVVPLFANLLAEDAIGQNLEQFLLVLSVSLSVATLSRVLPWFRQTPYTLLLVIVGLGLAVVDVRLVNLSPELILLIFLPPLLFEAGWNLNWSYLRKDLVPICLYAVVGVMISVVGIGLGLAQFAGIPLAIALLIGASLSATDPVSVVALFRELGVGKRLTVLMEGESLFNDGVAVVAFALLSGLALGTQDEFVIPVAIAQFFTFLGVGVGVGSLIGFGISYLTQRFDLPLVEQSLTLVAAYGTYSIAEALGGSGVISVVTVGLVLGNFGSRIGMNPRTRLIVSEFWDFIAFFVNSIIFLLIGDQVRFSSLGENWLPIAVAIAALLLTRAVGIYGLGLVSNTLAKSNISWRDQTVLWWGGLRGSVSIALALSIPESLPEREVVIATVFGVMLFTLLVQGLTTQPLLKGLNMLDDQAFRKTYREAIARRMALTRVLTYLSKLGDRQELDPEFCQYQAALVEGELSSLKENIQALQIKHPEFKELALEELREDLLAIEADTYADLIRSGRLNEKLSPLLQDVLVESDSSDKN from the coding sequence ATGGATGTAGTCCCACTCTTTGCCAACCTCCTTGCAGAAGACGCCATTGGCCAAAACCTTGAACAGTTTTTGCTGGTTCTGTCAGTATCTCTCAGTGTTGCCACCCTATCTCGGGTGCTGCCCTGGTTTCGCCAAACGCCCTATACGCTGCTGCTGGTGATTGTAGGGTTAGGGCTGGCAGTGGTAGATGTGCGGTTGGTGAACCTCTCTCCGGAACTCATTCTGCTGATTTTCTTGCCGCCGCTGCTGTTTGAAGCAGGCTGGAATTTGAATTGGTCGTACCTGCGCAAGGATCTGGTGCCGATCTGTCTCTATGCTGTCGTGGGAGTGATGATCTCCGTTGTTGGTATTGGACTGGGGCTGGCACAATTTGCAGGTATTCCCTTAGCGATCGCCCTTTTGATTGGCGCTAGTCTATCGGCAACCGATCCGGTGTCGGTGGTTGCCCTATTTCGAGAATTGGGGGTCGGTAAACGTCTCACGGTATTGATGGAAGGGGAAAGTTTATTCAACGACGGGGTAGCGGTGGTTGCCTTCGCCCTCTTGTCAGGCCTGGCCCTCGGCACCCAGGATGAGTTTGTTATACCGGTGGCGATCGCTCAGTTTTTTACCTTCCTTGGCGTGGGTGTGGGTGTAGGTAGCCTGATTGGCTTCGGAATTTCTTACCTAACCCAGCGTTTTGATCTGCCCTTAGTGGAACAATCGTTGACGCTAGTGGCCGCCTACGGCACCTATTCCATCGCCGAAGCCCTAGGTGGTTCCGGCGTCATTTCTGTGGTCACCGTGGGTTTAGTCCTGGGGAATTTTGGATCGCGCATTGGCATGAATCCCCGCACGCGTTTGATTGTGTCGGAATTCTGGGATTTTATCGCCTTCTTTGTCAACTCAATCATATTCCTGCTGATTGGCGACCAAGTTCGTTTTTCCAGTCTGGGCGAAAATTGGCTGCCCATTGCGGTGGCGATCGCTGCCCTGTTGCTCACCCGTGCTGTGGGCATCTATGGATTAGGCTTGGTGAGCAATACCTTAGCTAAGTCTAATATATCTTGGCGCGACCAAACAGTGCTATGGTGGGGCGGACTGCGGGGGTCAGTATCCATTGCCCTAGCGCTGAGCATTCCCGAAAGTCTGCCGGAACGAGAAGTGGTGATTGCGACTGTCTTCGGCGTGATGTTATTTACCCTATTGGTACAGGGCTTGACGACCCAACCGTTGCTCAAGGGTTTGAATATGCTGGATGACCAGGCTTTTCGGAAAACCTATCGGGAAGCGATCGCTCGCCGCATGGCCCTAACGCGGGTGTTAACCTATCTATCTAAATTGGGCGATCGCCAAGAGCTAGATCCAGAATTTTGTCAATACCAGGCAGCACTGGTGGAGGGAGAATTGTCTAGCCTCAAGGAAAACATTCAAGCCTTGCAGATCAAACATCCGGAGTTTAAGGAACTAGCCCTAGAAGAACTGCGGGAAGACTTGTTGGCTATTGAAGCCGATACCTATGCTGACTTAATTCGCTCGGGGCGACTGAATGAAAAGCTGTCGCCTCTATTGCAGGACGTTTTGGTTGAGAGCGATAGTTCAGACAAGAATTGA